One segment of Longimicrobium sp. DNA contains the following:
- the sufB gene encoding Fe-S cluster assembly protein SufB: protein MPFNEDVAALGLDEYKFGFKDDIEYLFKSRKGLDEEIVRMVSAQKNEPEWMLKNRLKALKHAQARPWPEWGGDLSGLNFEDIFFYIRPNEKVGKTWDEVPETIKNTFERLGIPDQERRILAGVGAQYESEVVYHSLKAEWEDAGVIFKGMDDGLREHEDLVREYFGTVVPFRDNFFAAVNTAVWSGGSFVYIPKGVKLDMPLQAYFRINAEAMGQFERTLIIVEEGAQVQYIEGCTAPSYSQDSFHSGVIEIVVKDNARCRYTTIQNWSHNVYNLVTQRAKVGRHGTMEWVDGNLGSKLTMKYPSCYLMGEGARGEILSIAYAGPGQHQDAGGKVVHAAPHTSSRIVSKSISRGSGRSSYRGLLHVQPGAHHSRSNVECDALLLDEEARTDTYPYINIEDQNAQIGHEATVSKIGDEQLFYLMSRGLSEDEAATMVVRGFIEPIAKELPLEYAVELNRLIELEMEGSVG, encoded by the coding sequence ATGCCATTCAACGAAGACGTAGCCGCACTCGGGCTCGACGAATACAAGTTCGGCTTCAAGGACGACATCGAGTACCTCTTCAAGAGCCGCAAGGGGCTCGACGAGGAGATCGTCCGGATGGTCAGCGCGCAGAAGAACGAGCCGGAGTGGATGCTCAAGAACCGGCTCAAGGCGCTGAAGCACGCCCAGGCCCGGCCGTGGCCGGAGTGGGGCGGCGACCTGTCGGGGCTCAACTTCGAGGACATCTTCTTCTACATCCGCCCCAACGAAAAGGTGGGGAAGACGTGGGACGAGGTGCCCGAAACCATCAAGAACACCTTCGAGCGGCTGGGCATTCCCGACCAGGAGCGCCGCATCCTGGCCGGGGTGGGCGCGCAGTACGAGTCGGAGGTCGTGTACCACTCGCTCAAGGCCGAGTGGGAAGACGCCGGCGTCATCTTCAAGGGGATGGATGACGGCCTGCGCGAGCACGAAGACCTGGTGCGCGAGTACTTCGGCACGGTGGTCCCGTTCCGCGACAACTTCTTCGCCGCGGTGAACACGGCGGTGTGGTCGGGCGGGTCGTTCGTGTACATCCCCAAGGGGGTGAAGCTCGACATGCCGCTGCAGGCGTACTTCCGCATCAACGCCGAGGCGATGGGGCAGTTCGAGCGCACGCTGATCATCGTCGAGGAAGGCGCCCAGGTTCAGTACATCGAGGGCTGCACGGCCCCGTCGTACAGCCAGGACTCGTTCCACTCGGGCGTCATCGAGATCGTCGTCAAGGACAACGCCCGCTGCCGCTACACGACCATCCAGAACTGGTCGCACAACGTCTACAACCTGGTCACCCAGCGCGCCAAGGTGGGCCGCCACGGGACGATGGAGTGGGTGGACGGCAACCTGGGCAGCAAGCTGACCATGAAGTACCCCAGCTGCTACCTGATGGGCGAGGGCGCGCGCGGCGAGATCCTTTCCATCGCCTACGCCGGCCCCGGCCAGCACCAGGACGCGGGCGGCAAGGTGGTGCACGCGGCGCCGCACACGTCGTCGCGCATCGTCTCCAAGTCCATCTCGCGCGGCAGCGGCCGGAGTTCGTACCGCGGCCTGCTGCACGTGCAGCCCGGCGCGCACCACTCGCGCAGCAACGTGGAGTGCGACGCGCTCCTGCTGGACGAAGAGGCACGTACGGACACCTATCCGTACATCAACATCGAAGACCAGAACGCGCAGATCGGCCACGAGGCCACGGTCAGCAAGATCGGCGACGAGCAGCTGTTCTACCTGATGTCGCGCGGTCTTTCCGAAGACGAGGCGGCTACGATGGTGGTGCGCGGCTTCATCGAGCCCATCGCCAAGGAGCTCCCGCTGGAGTACGCCGTGGAGCTGAACCGGCTGATCGAGCTGGAGATGGAAGGTTCGGTGGGATGA
- the sufC gene encoding Fe-S cluster assembly ATPase SufC — translation MAEPLLKITNLHAEIAEDGTEILKGLNLELNEGEIHAIMGPNGSGKSTLSKVISGHPAYEVTDGDIVFQGQSVLDMQPDERARAGIFLAFQYPVEIPGVSVANFMRTALNAKRGEEVDIFDFQEELEGRMEMLEMDPVFAQRSVNDGFSGGEKKRNEILQLAMLEPALAVMDETDSGLDIDALKIVTAGINKIKSERTGMSVLLITHYQRMLNYITPDKVHVMVDGQIIRTGGPELALELEERGYDWLREEVSA, via the coding sequence ATGGCTGAACCGCTGCTCAAGATCACCAACCTCCACGCCGAGATCGCCGAAGACGGCACGGAGATCCTCAAGGGGCTGAACCTGGAGCTGAACGAGGGCGAGATCCATGCGATCATGGGCCCCAACGGCTCCGGAAAGAGCACCCTCAGCAAGGTGATCTCGGGCCACCCGGCCTACGAGGTGACGGACGGCGACATCGTGTTCCAGGGGCAGAGCGTGCTCGACATGCAGCCCGACGAGCGCGCCCGCGCCGGCATCTTCCTGGCCTTCCAGTACCCCGTGGAAATCCCCGGCGTGTCGGTCGCCAACTTCATGCGCACGGCGCTGAACGCCAAGCGCGGCGAAGAGGTAGACATCTTCGACTTCCAGGAAGAGCTGGAAGGCCGCATGGAAATGTTGGAGATGGACCCGGTGTTCGCCCAGCGCTCGGTGAACGACGGCTTCTCCGGCGGCGAAAAGAAGCGCAACGAGATCCTGCAGCTGGCCATGCTGGAGCCGGCCCTGGCCGTGATGGACGAAACCGACTCGGGCCTGGACATCGACGCGCTGAAGATCGTCACGGCGGGCATCAACAAGATCAAGTCGGAGCGCACCGGGATGTCGGTGCTCCTGATCACGCACTACCAGCGCATGCTCAACTACATCACGCCCGACAAGGTGCACGTGATGGTGGACGGGCAGATCATCCGCACGGGTGGCCCCGAACTGGCGCTGGAGCTGGAAGAGCGCGGCTACGACTGGCTTCGTGAGGAAGTAAGTGCGTGA